The Pirellulimonas nuda genome includes a region encoding these proteins:
- a CDS encoding DUF485 domain-containing protein: protein MRAKLSRLGSLLFWLYTLLYGGFVLLNAFSPKTMEATPLAGVNLAILYGFGLIVIAFVMALIYGFCGAPSQTAQEQQ, encoded by the coding sequence ATGCGCGCAAAACTATCGCGGCTCGGCAGCCTGCTGTTCTGGCTTTACACGCTGCTTTATGGCGGCTTCGTGCTGCTCAACGCGTTCAGCCCCAAAACGATGGAGGCGACCCCATTGGCCGGCGTTAACCTAGCGATCCTGTACGGGTTCGGTTTGATCGTCATCGCCTTTGTAATGGCGCTGATCTACGGGTTCTGCGGCGCCCCGTCGCAAACGGCCCAGGAGCAGCAATGA
- a CDS encoding universal stress protein yields MDRFQNILVGVDVSDREHLVADRLTPSTSCAIDTGVWLAGRNHAKLHFINALEISDYARLMAIEHVGVDAELIAHTEDHLATITSEARKQGVDAGYSMAFGKCWVELIRVVMKNRHDIIVVGTRKRGAVSSALFGSTGMKLLRKCPCPVWVTKPSPAGPLKSILVADDFSEVGDLAVELGISLAVLHNAQLYVLHVLELGLGRPKWDSFNIRMQARAESTEKFAAQFAKCGAVRLKKLPMKLVEVDDADAAILKQIETSCADLLIMGTIARGGVAGVLTGNTAERLLPQIPCSVLAVKPNEFVCPLSVEP; encoded by the coding sequence ATGGACCGCTTCCAGAACATTCTCGTTGGCGTGGATGTTTCAGATCGTGAGCATCTGGTGGCAGACCGGCTCACGCCTTCAACATCTTGCGCTATTGACACGGGCGTTTGGCTCGCCGGAAGGAACCACGCCAAGCTGCACTTCATCAACGCCCTGGAGATTTCAGACTACGCACGCCTCATGGCCATTGAGCACGTCGGCGTTGACGCTGAGCTGATCGCCCATACGGAAGACCACCTCGCCACGATCACGAGTGAGGCGAGAAAGCAGGGCGTGGACGCCGGCTACTCGATGGCGTTTGGAAAGTGTTGGGTCGAGCTAATCCGAGTTGTGATGAAGAACCGTCATGACATCATCGTCGTCGGGACACGCAAGCGGGGCGCCGTTTCCAGCGCGTTGTTTGGCAGCACCGGAATGAAGCTGCTGCGGAAGTGCCCTTGCCCGGTATGGGTCACCAAGCCTTCTCCGGCGGGTCCGTTGAAGTCAATCCTCGTGGCCGACGACTTCTCGGAAGTCGGCGACCTGGCCGTAGAGCTTGGGATTTCGCTGGCGGTCCTGCACAACGCACAATTGTACGTGCTGCATGTGTTGGAATTGGGCTTAGGCCGGCCCAAGTGGGATTCGTTCAACATCCGGATGCAAGCACGGGCCGAGTCCACGGAGAAGTTTGCCGCCCAGTTCGCCAAGTGCGGCGCCGTTCGCCTCAAGAAGCTGCCGATGAAGTTGGTTGAAGTAGACGACGCCGACGCCGCTATCTTGAAGCAGATCGAGACGAGCTGCGCCGACCTGCTGATCATGGGCACGATCGCCCGAGGCGGGGTAGCGGGGGTGCTCACGGGTAACACGGCGGAGCGGCTGCTCCCGCAGATCCCATGCTCCGTGCTCGCCGTCAAACCGAACGAGTTTGTCTGCCCGCTCTCGGTGGAACCTTAA
- a CDS encoding cation-transporting P-type ATPase, translating into MELLAERRLHQLPAEEVAALLDTNLEKGLDLFAIQARQQSFGPNAIEVKGGHGALFTFLVQFHQPLIYILLVAAGITAALHEWVDSGVILSVVLVNATIGFLQESRAAKALEALARMTVTETRVLRSGEMSRIPSVELVPGDVVVLQSGDKVPADIRLFRSRDLQIDESTLTGESVPVNKAPEPMPAEAPLAELRNLAFSSTLVTYGQGRGVVYATGGKTEVGRISEMVSTADSIETPLTRKMTRFSRVLLIVILGLAAITFSVGVLRGESAFDMFMAAVALAVGAIPEGLPAAVTITLAIGVNRMARRRAIVRKLPAVETLGGTTTICSDKTGTLTVNQMTVREIEAGGQRFQVTGSGYSPEGAIGSVGEGRSVIKNTAASDCLRAGLLCNDSTLVRDGGRWDVVGDPTEGALLASASKAGMDAKQTHEQHPVLDMIPFESQHQYMATLHGGRDHLPRLLCLKGAAEVVLSRCSSALGADGKTVPLEPAAVLRQLESMASQGQRVLAFARCEKPPTTHVITDADVANLTFLGLQGMIDPPREEAVRAVRACQDAGIHVKMITGDHPATALAIAKMLGLDRAASAGGREPLVVTSRDLEAIDDHALIGIADRVAVFARATPEQKLRLVRALQANGRVVAMTGDGVNDAPALKQADIGIAMGNGGTEVAKESADMILTDDNFATIEAAVEEGRGVFDNLSKFIVWTLPTNMGEGLVILAAVLAGVTLPLLPVQILWINMTTAVLLGLMLAFEPKEPGLMLRPPRNPRAPLLDAPLVLRTCIVGLILLAGAFGSFRWALGQGLGDAAARTVAVNVFVTVELFYLFNCRSLTQSMFALGVFSNRWILIGVGGMVAFQLAFTYSPLMNHMLHSAPIGWDAWWRILLTGAAAYAIVGAEKWLRRLWTTRRTQGPLLPRHGTDHGAARGAG; encoded by the coding sequence GTGGAACTCTTAGCGGAGAGACGCCTCCACCAGCTTCCAGCCGAAGAAGTAGCCGCGCTGCTCGACACTAACCTCGAAAAGGGGCTCGACCTGTTCGCGATTCAGGCGCGCCAACAGTCCTTTGGGCCGAACGCCATCGAGGTCAAGGGCGGGCACGGAGCGTTGTTCACGTTCCTAGTTCAGTTCCATCAGCCCCTTATCTACATCCTGCTTGTTGCGGCCGGCATCACGGCCGCTTTGCACGAGTGGGTCGACTCGGGCGTCATCCTTTCCGTCGTGCTCGTCAACGCGACGATTGGCTTCCTCCAGGAGTCCAGGGCCGCCAAGGCCCTTGAGGCGCTGGCGAGAATGACCGTCACCGAGACGCGTGTGCTTCGCAGTGGCGAAATGTCCAGGATCCCGTCCGTCGAATTGGTCCCCGGCGATGTCGTCGTTCTGCAGTCGGGGGACAAGGTGCCGGCCGATATCCGCCTGTTTCGATCTCGAGACCTGCAGATCGATGAATCTACGCTCACGGGTGAATCGGTTCCTGTGAACAAGGCGCCGGAGCCCATGCCCGCTGAGGCTCCCCTGGCCGAACTGCGGAATCTTGCGTTCTCTTCGACCCTCGTCACTTACGGGCAGGGCCGTGGGGTGGTGTACGCCACCGGAGGCAAGACCGAGGTTGGTCGCATCAGTGAGATGGTCTCCACCGCCGATTCGATTGAGACCCCGCTCACCCGCAAGATGACTCGCTTCAGTCGGGTGCTGCTCATCGTGATCCTTGGCTTAGCCGCGATTACCTTCTCCGTCGGAGTGCTTCGGGGAGAGTCGGCCTTCGACATGTTCATGGCGGCCGTAGCGCTGGCCGTTGGGGCGATACCGGAAGGGCTGCCAGCCGCTGTGACCATCACGCTGGCTATCGGCGTGAATCGGATGGCGCGTCGACGCGCCATTGTCCGCAAGCTCCCGGCCGTAGAAACCCTTGGCGGCACTACCACGATCTGCTCGGATAAGACGGGCACCTTGACCGTCAACCAGATGACGGTGCGCGAGATCGAGGCCGGAGGGCAACGGTTCCAGGTCACGGGAAGTGGCTACTCCCCAGAAGGAGCCATCGGCTCTGTGGGTGAAGGGCGGAGTGTCATTAAGAACACCGCGGCGTCGGACTGCCTCCGGGCCGGATTGCTCTGCAATGACTCAACGCTTGTCCGCGACGGTGGTCGCTGGGATGTGGTGGGCGATCCGACCGAGGGGGCTTTGCTGGCTTCCGCCTCGAAGGCCGGGATGGACGCGAAGCAGACGCACGAGCAGCATCCTGTACTGGACATGATCCCCTTTGAGTCACAGCACCAGTACATGGCGACGCTCCACGGCGGCCGCGACCACCTGCCCAGGTTGTTGTGCCTCAAGGGCGCCGCGGAGGTGGTGCTTTCTAGGTGTAGTTCGGCTCTGGGCGCCGACGGGAAGACGGTGCCGCTTGAACCTGCCGCGGTCCTCCGGCAACTCGAGTCGATGGCGTCGCAGGGGCAGCGAGTGCTCGCCTTTGCGCGGTGCGAGAAGCCGCCCACGACGCATGTGATTACGGACGCCGACGTCGCCAATCTCACGTTCCTGGGGCTGCAGGGCATGATCGACCCGCCCCGGGAAGAGGCGGTCCGCGCGGTGCGTGCGTGCCAGGACGCGGGGATCCACGTGAAGATGATCACCGGCGACCACCCCGCGACAGCCCTGGCCATCGCCAAGATGCTCGGCCTGGACAGGGCCGCGTCCGCCGGAGGGCGGGAGCCTCTCGTGGTGACTAGCCGCGACCTCGAGGCAATAGACGATCATGCGTTGATCGGCATCGCGGATCGCGTGGCGGTTTTCGCCCGCGCGACGCCAGAGCAAAAGCTCCGGCTGGTCCGGGCGCTGCAAGCCAACGGTCGGGTGGTCGCCATGACGGGCGACGGAGTGAACGACGCGCCGGCGCTCAAGCAGGCGGACATCGGAATCGCGATGGGGAACGGCGGCACCGAGGTCGCTAAGGAGTCCGCCGACATGATCCTCACCGATGACAATTTCGCGACCATCGAGGCCGCTGTCGAAGAAGGCCGCGGCGTTTTCGACAACCTGTCCAAGTTCATCGTTTGGACCCTACCCACCAATATGGGCGAAGGGCTCGTTATCCTGGCTGCTGTGCTTGCCGGGGTCACGCTCCCGCTGCTCCCGGTACAGATCCTGTGGATCAACATGACCACCGCGGTGTTGTTGGGATTGATGCTGGCGTTCGAGCCCAAGGAGCCGGGGCTGATGCTCCGACCCCCTCGTAACCCGCGAGCGCCGCTGCTCGATGCGCCGTTGGTGCTCCGCACCTGCATTGTCGGCCTGATCTTGTTGGCCGGGGCCTTCGGATCCTTCCGGTGGGCGCTGGGGCAAGGGCTTGGCGACGCGGCCGCACGCACCGTGGCGGTCAATGTGTTTGTCACCGTCGAGCTGTTCTACCTATTCAACTGTCGGTCACTCACACAATCGATGTTCGCACTGGGAGTCTTCAGCAATCGATGGATCCTGATTGGGGTTGGAGGGATGGTCGCGTTTCAGTTGGCGTTCACTTATTCGCCGCTAATGAACCATATGCTCCACAGCGCCCCCATCGGGTGGGACGCGTGGTGGCGCATTCTGCTGACCGGCGCCGCGGCCTACGCGATAGTCGGAGCCGAAAAGTGGCTGCGAAGGTTGTGGACGACGCGCCGGACGCAAGGTCCGCTTCTTCCGCGCCACGGAACTGATCACGGTGCTGCTCGAGGCGCGGGATGA
- a CDS encoding 2-hydroxyacid dehydrogenase encodes MNDQQRMTTFREQLQQTDGLDERRFARLMQALDRDGKPAGYDERGRLRVAMYDAKSYDIASFEQQNQGRLAIRPIEASLGESTVDAAEGCTVACLFVNDRCDAAVVAGLAARGVKLVALRCAGFNNVDLAACEQHELDVVRVPAYSPYAVAEHTVALMLMLNRHLHLAYQRNRAGYFVLEGLTGFDMRGKTVGVVGGGKIGRCTIDILLGLGCRVLVFDPQPCEELAARDGVAYSELDTLLRESDIITLHLPLFPETHYLIDAAAIARMKRGVMLINTSRGGLVDTRALIDGLKSGQIGYAGLDVYEEEAGIFFHDVSGKVLSDDVLARLLTFNNVVITSHQAFLTREALSNIAETTLANIAEHQAGRRGAQLTNAVRSPR; translated from the coding sequence ATGAACGACCAACAACGCATGACCACCTTCCGCGAACAGCTCCAGCAGACGGACGGGCTGGACGAACGCCGCTTCGCGCGGCTCATGCAGGCGCTGGACCGGGACGGCAAGCCCGCGGGCTACGACGAGCGGGGGCGGTTGCGGGTGGCGATGTACGACGCCAAGTCGTACGACATTGCGTCGTTCGAACAGCAGAACCAGGGACGCCTGGCCATCCGCCCGATCGAGGCGTCGCTCGGCGAGAGCACGGTCGACGCCGCCGAGGGTTGCACGGTGGCGTGCTTGTTTGTGAACGACCGCTGCGACGCCGCGGTCGTCGCCGGCCTGGCCGCGCGGGGGGTAAAGTTGGTGGCCCTGCGCTGCGCCGGCTTCAACAACGTCGACCTTGCCGCCTGCGAGCAGCACGAGCTGGACGTGGTGCGCGTGCCCGCCTACTCGCCGTACGCCGTGGCCGAACACACCGTGGCGTTGATGCTGATGCTCAACCGCCACCTCCACCTGGCGTACCAGCGGAACCGTGCCGGCTATTTCGTGCTCGAGGGGCTCACCGGGTTCGACATGCGGGGCAAGACGGTCGGCGTGGTGGGGGGCGGCAAGATCGGTCGCTGCACGATCGACATCCTGCTGGGCCTGGGCTGCCGGGTGCTGGTATTCGATCCGCAGCCCTGCGAGGAGCTGGCCGCGCGCGACGGGGTTGCCTACTCCGAGCTGGACACGCTGCTGCGCGAGTCGGACATCATTACCCTCCACCTGCCGCTCTTCCCCGAGACGCACTACCTGATCGACGCGGCGGCTATCGCCCGCATGAAGCGAGGGGTGATGCTGATCAATACCAGCCGAGGGGGGCTGGTCGACACGCGGGCCCTGATCGATGGACTCAAATCGGGGCAGATCGGCTACGCCGGGCTAGACGTCTACGAAGAAGAAGCCGGTATCTTTTTCCACGACGTCTCTGGAAAGGTCCTCTCGGACGACGTGCTCGCGCGGCTGTTGACCTTCAACAACGTCGTGATCACGTCGCACCAGGCGTTCCTGACACGCGAGGCGTTATCGAATATCGCCGAGACGACGCTCGCCAACATCGCGGAGCACCAAGCCGGCCGACGCGGCGCCCAACTCACCAACGCGGTGCGAAGCCCCCGCTGA
- a CDS encoding solute symporter family protein produces MIYDPSWLAIAIFLLVVSFTLGLSFLLGRGAKSSAGYFAAHGQIPWFVNGFAFAGDYLSAASFLGICGMIAFSGYDGFLYSIGYLAGWIVALFVVAEPMKRLGKFTFADALNSRFHSVGIKRAVGVSTLAVSVFYLIPQMVGAGALVQPLLGLPHWAGVLIVGVVVIFIVVTAGMVSTTWVQFIKGALLVVFSTVLTVMILQRGFEAQTSTPEPQTITTTSDGAVLINGLPKGTGPGEATLRPVGTIARLPDGQTSTGPLGPVSFLRTLQESEIVLWSSATTRSEDGSTTITYTPKPTPGSQVLRPGESAKFKGIRSENWYDKLNFLSLMLALFCGTASLPHILIRYYTVKDEAAARKSTIVGIGAIGFFYVLTLYMGLGAMISGALDVTDSNMAAPLLARSLNEPLFAIISAIAFTTVLGTVSGLILASAGAVAHDLIGSIKGVSLSDRQQVRIAKIASVIVGAIAIVLGILFQKLNVTGLVGWAFSVAASANLPSLVMLLFWPRTTKQGIIAAVIVGMTSSLAWILLSADTFSKVYGLPAESALAPFSEPAIVTVPLGFATLIVVSLLTGRRRTTA; encoded by the coding sequence ATGATCTACGACCCCTCCTGGTTGGCGATCGCCATCTTCCTGCTGGTGGTGAGCTTTACCCTCGGGCTCAGCTTCCTGCTGGGACGGGGGGCCAAGTCGTCCGCCGGGTATTTTGCGGCACACGGGCAGATCCCGTGGTTCGTGAACGGGTTCGCCTTCGCGGGGGACTACCTCTCTGCGGCGTCGTTCCTCGGCATCTGTGGAATGATCGCCTTTTCTGGGTACGACGGGTTCCTCTATTCCATCGGGTACCTGGCCGGGTGGATCGTCGCGCTGTTCGTGGTGGCCGAGCCGATGAAGCGGCTCGGGAAGTTTACGTTCGCCGACGCGCTGAACTCGCGCTTCCATTCGGTGGGCATCAAGCGGGCGGTGGGCGTGAGCACGCTGGCGGTCAGCGTGTTCTACCTGATCCCCCAGATGGTTGGCGCCGGCGCGCTGGTGCAGCCTCTGCTGGGGCTGCCGCACTGGGCCGGGGTGTTGATCGTTGGAGTCGTGGTGATCTTCATCGTCGTTACCGCCGGCATGGTTTCCACCACCTGGGTGCAGTTTATCAAGGGGGCGCTGTTGGTCGTGTTCAGCACCGTGCTGACGGTGATGATCCTGCAACGGGGGTTCGAGGCGCAGACGAGCACGCCCGAGCCGCAGACCATCACCACTACCTCCGACGGCGCCGTGCTGATCAACGGCCTGCCCAAGGGCACGGGGCCGGGAGAGGCCACGCTGCGCCCGGTCGGCACGATCGCTCGCCTGCCCGACGGGCAGACAAGCACCGGCCCGCTGGGCCCCGTCTCATTCCTACGAACCCTGCAAGAGAGCGAGATCGTGCTGTGGAGCAGCGCTACCACGCGTAGCGAAGACGGCTCGACCACCATCACCTACACTCCTAAGCCCACCCCCGGCAGCCAGGTGCTGCGCCCCGGCGAGTCCGCCAAGTTCAAGGGGATCCGCAGCGAGAACTGGTACGACAAGCTCAACTTCTTGTCGCTGATGCTGGCGCTGTTCTGCGGCACCGCCTCGCTGCCCCACATCCTCATCCGCTACTACACGGTCAAGGACGAGGCGGCGGCGCGGAAGAGCACCATTGTGGGCATCGGCGCGATCGGGTTCTTCTACGTGCTCACGCTCTACATGGGGCTGGGCGCCATGATCAGCGGCGCGCTCGACGTGACCGACAGCAACATGGCCGCCCCGCTGCTGGCCCGCAGCCTGAACGAGCCGCTGTTCGCCATTATCTCTGCGATCGCGTTCACCACCGTGCTGGGGACGGTCAGCGGGCTGATCTTGGCGTCGGCCGGCGCGGTGGCGCACGACCTGATTGGCAGCATCAAGGGGGTGTCGCTCAGCGACCGTCAGCAGGTGCGGATCGCCAAGATCGCCTCGGTGATCGTGGGGGCGATCGCCATCGTGCTGGGGATCCTGTTCCAGAAGCTCAACGTGACCGGGCTGGTGGGGTGGGCGTTTAGCGTCGCCGCATCGGCCAACCTGCCGTCGCTGGTGATGCTGCTATTCTGGCCCCGCACGACCAAGCAGGGGATTATCGCCGCGGTGATCGTCGGCATGACCAGCTCGCTGGCGTGGATCTTGCTGAGCGCCGACACCTTTTCCAAGGTCTACGGCCTGCCGGCCGAGAGCGCGCTGGCCCCCTTCAGCGAACCGGCGATCGTGACCGTGCCGCTGGGGTTCGCGACGCTGATCGTCGTCTCCCTGCTGACGGGTCGCAGGCGGACGACCGCTTAG
- a CDS encoding universal stress protein encodes MRRFQNILVAVDLSQADRLVSDVLPLPTEEAIERALWLAKLNAGRLHFFSSLDVSPAVQRLIEDSDQGVDPVLGAARETLQRAVERAGSMGLAATMEVRFGKSWLEIIREVLRNNHDLVVAGTRHLGAMSGRLIGSTGIKLLRKCPCPVWITQPQPARDIKSILVAHDLTGVGDRAMELGCSMAQLHGARLHVLHGLDVRELETVLSGRVLENAAAERRTRATRHLEDCLAHYEFVQPPQLHVVDCEPSAAVMTLVERHRIELLVMGTIARSGIAGIFIGNTAERLLPQVPCSVLAVKPDSFTSPVQL; translated from the coding sequence ATGCGTCGATTCCAGAACATTCTCGTAGCGGTTGATTTATCTCAGGCAGATCGCTTGGTGTCGGACGTGCTCCCGCTTCCGACCGAGGAGGCAATCGAACGAGCCCTCTGGCTTGCCAAGCTCAACGCCGGGCGCCTCCATTTTTTCTCGTCACTGGACGTCTCTCCCGCGGTTCAGCGACTGATTGAGGATTCAGACCAGGGCGTGGACCCCGTTCTCGGAGCGGCTCGTGAGACGCTTCAAAGAGCGGTAGAACGGGCAGGATCCATGGGATTAGCCGCAACCATGGAGGTCCGGTTCGGAAAAAGCTGGCTAGAGATTATCCGCGAGGTGCTGCGAAACAATCACGATCTCGTCGTTGCGGGGACACGGCATCTTGGTGCGATGAGCGGGCGGCTGATCGGCAGTACGGGCATCAAGTTGCTGCGTAAGTGCCCCTGCCCGGTGTGGATCACCCAGCCACAGCCGGCTCGGGACATCAAATCGATCTTGGTTGCTCACGACCTCACCGGTGTTGGTGATCGAGCCATGGAGCTCGGCTGTTCGATGGCCCAGTTGCATGGGGCTCGGTTGCACGTGTTGCACGGGTTGGATGTACGTGAACTTGAGACGGTCCTGTCCGGTCGCGTCCTGGAAAACGCTGCGGCAGAACGTCGCACCCGAGCGACCCGTCATCTAGAAGATTGCTTGGCGCACTACGAGTTCGTCCAGCCGCCGCAGTTGCACGTCGTGGATTGTGAGCCGTCAGCGGCGGTAATGACTCTCGTTGAGCGGCATCGCATCGAGCTCCTCGTGATGGGCACGATCGCGCGGTCTGGAATCGCTGGGATCTTTATCGGAAACACCGCAGAGCGGCTGCTCCCGCAGGTCCCCTGTTCCGTGTTGGCGGTTAAGCCGGACAGCTTTACTTCGCCTGTTCAGCTCTAG